The following are from one region of the Oncorhynchus nerka isolate Pitt River linkage group LG8, Oner_Uvic_2.0, whole genome shotgun sequence genome:
- the LOC115133083 gene encoding ATP synthase subunit gamma, mitochondrial-like isoform X3, giving the protein MFARTSALVFLPQCGQVRNMATLKDITIRLKSIKNIQKITKSMKMVAAAKYARAERQLKPARVYGNGAVALYEKAEIKAPEGVANKHLLIGVSSDRGLCGAVHSNVAKAIKAKIATLTGEGKEVMVVNVGDKLRNILQRTHGNYLLLSCKEVGRKPPTFTDASVVATELLNMGFEFDQGAVIYNRFRSVISYKTDEKPIFSIDTVANSENMGIYDDIDADVLRNYQEFALVNIIYFGMKESTTSEQSARMTAMDSASKNASEMIDKLTLTFNRTRQAVITKELIEIISGAAAL; this is encoded by the exons ATGTTCGCTAGGACTAGCGCGTTGGTTTTCCTCCCACAATG TGGGCAGGTCAGGAACATGGCTACCTTGAAGGACA TCACCATCCGTTTGAAGTCCATCAAGAACATCCAAAAGATCACCAAGTCCATGAAGATGGTGGCCGCTGCTAAGTATGCCCGCGCTGAGAGGCAGCTGAAGCCCGCCCGCGTCTATGGAAACGGCGCCGTGG CCCTGTACGAGAAGGCTGAGATCAAGGCCCCAGAGGGAGTGGCCAACAAGCACCTCCTGATCGGTGTGTCGTCTGACCGTGGTCTCTGTGGCGCCGTCCATTCCAACGTGGCCAAGGCCATCAAGGCCAAGATTGCTACCCTCACCGGCGAGGGCAAGGAGGTGATGGTAGTTAATGTGGGGGACAAGCTGAGGAACATCCTGCAGAG gacaCATGGCAATTACCTGCTGCTCAGCTGCAAGGAGGTGGGCCGCAAGCCCCCCACCTTTACCGACGCTTCCGTCGTCGCCACAGAGCTGCTCAACATGGGCTTCGAGTTTGACCAGGGTGCTGTCATCTACAACAGATTCAG GTCTGTGATCTCCTACAAGACTGATGAGAAGCCCATCTTCTCCATTGATACTGTTGCTAATTCAG AGAACATGGGCATCTATGATGACATTGATGCTGACGTGCTGAGGAACTACCAGGAGTTTGCCCTGGTCAACATCATCTACTTTGGCATGAAGGAGTCCACAACCAGCGAGCAGAGTGCCAGGATGACCGCTATGGACAGCGCCAGCAAAAACGCCT CTGAGATGATTGACAAGCTGACCCTCACCTTCAACCGTACCAGGCAGGCTGTCATCACCAAGGAGCTCATTGAGATCATCTCTGGAGCTGCTGCCCTGTGA
- the LOC115133083 gene encoding ATP synthase subunit gamma, mitochondrial-like isoform X2, protein MFARTSALVFLPQCGQVRNMATLKDITIRLKSIKNIQKITKSMKMVAAAKYARAERQLKPARVYGNGAVALYEKAEIKAPEGVANKHLLIGVSSDRGLCGAVHSNVAKAIKAKIATLTGEGKEVMVVNVGDKLRNILQRTHGNYLLLSCKEVGRKPPTFTDASVVATELLNMGFEFDQGAVIYNRFRSVISYKTDEKPIFSIDTVANSENMGIYDDIDADVLRNYQEFALVNIIYFGMKESTTSEQSARMTAMDSASKNASEMIDKLTLTFNRTRQAVITKELIEIISGAAAL, encoded by the exons ATGTTCGCTAGGACTAGCGCGTTGGTTTTCCTCCCACAATG TGGGCAGGTCAGGAACATGGCTACCTTGAAGGACA TCACCATCCGTTTGAAGTCCATCAAGAACATCCAAAAGATCACCAAGTCCATGAAGATGGTGGCCGCTGCTAAGTATGCCCGCGCTGAGAGGCAGCTGAAGCCCGCCCGCGTCTATGGAAACGGCGCCGTGG CCCTGTACGAGAAGGCTGAGATCAAGGCCCCAGAGGGAGTGGCCAACAAGCACCTCCTGATCGGTGTGTCGTCTGACCGTGGTCTCTGTGGCGCCGTCCATTCCAACGTGGCCAAGGCCATCAAGGCCAAGATTGCTACCCTCACCGGCGAGGGCAAGGAGGTGATGGTAGTTAATGTGGGGGACAAGCTGAGGAACATCCTGCAGAG gacaCATGGCAATTACCTGCTGCTCAGCTGCAAGGAGGTGGGCCGCAAGCCCCCCACCTTTACCGACGCTTCCGTCGTCGCCACAGAGCTGCTCAACATGGGCTTCGAGTTTGACCAGGGTGCTGTCATCTACAACAGATTCAG GTCTGTGATCTCCTACAAGACTGATGAGAAGCCCATCTTCTCCATTGATACTGTTGCTAATTCAG AGAACATGGGCATCTATGATGACATTGATGCTGACGTGCTGAGGAACTACCAGGAGTTTGCCCTGGTCAACATCATCTACTTTGGCATGAAGGAGTCCACAACCAGCGAGCAGAGTGCCAGGATGACCGCTATGGACAGCGCCAGCAAAAACGCCT CTGAGATGATTGACAAGCTGACCCTCACCTTCAACCGTACCAGGCAGGCTGTCATCACCAAGGAGCTCATTGAGATCATCTCTGGAGCTGCTGCCCT ATAA
- the LOC115133083 gene encoding ATP synthase subunit gamma, mitochondrial-like isoform X1 has translation MFARTSALVFLPQCGQVRNMATLKDITIRLKSIKNIQKITKSMKMVAAAKYARAERQLKPARVYGNGAVALYEKAEIKAPEGVANKHLLIGVSSDRGLCGAVHSNVAKAIKAKIATLTGEGKEVMVVNVGDKLRNILQRTHGNYLLLSCKEVGRKPPTFTDASVVATELLNMGFEFDQGAVIYNRFRSVISYKTDEKPIFSIDTVANSENMGIYDDIDADVLRNYQEFALVNIIYFGMKESTTSEQSARMTAMDSASKNASEMIDKLTLTFNRTRQAVITKELIEIISGAAALT, from the exons ATGTTCGCTAGGACTAGCGCGTTGGTTTTCCTCCCACAATG TGGGCAGGTCAGGAACATGGCTACCTTGAAGGACA TCACCATCCGTTTGAAGTCCATCAAGAACATCCAAAAGATCACCAAGTCCATGAAGATGGTGGCCGCTGCTAAGTATGCCCGCGCTGAGAGGCAGCTGAAGCCCGCCCGCGTCTATGGAAACGGCGCCGTGG CCCTGTACGAGAAGGCTGAGATCAAGGCCCCAGAGGGAGTGGCCAACAAGCACCTCCTGATCGGTGTGTCGTCTGACCGTGGTCTCTGTGGCGCCGTCCATTCCAACGTGGCCAAGGCCATCAAGGCCAAGATTGCTACCCTCACCGGCGAGGGCAAGGAGGTGATGGTAGTTAATGTGGGGGACAAGCTGAGGAACATCCTGCAGAG gacaCATGGCAATTACCTGCTGCTCAGCTGCAAGGAGGTGGGCCGCAAGCCCCCCACCTTTACCGACGCTTCCGTCGTCGCCACAGAGCTGCTCAACATGGGCTTCGAGTTTGACCAGGGTGCTGTCATCTACAACAGATTCAG GTCTGTGATCTCCTACAAGACTGATGAGAAGCCCATCTTCTCCATTGATACTGTTGCTAATTCAG AGAACATGGGCATCTATGATGACATTGATGCTGACGTGCTGAGGAACTACCAGGAGTTTGCCCTGGTCAACATCATCTACTTTGGCATGAAGGAGTCCACAACCAGCGAGCAGAGTGCCAGGATGACCGCTATGGACAGCGCCAGCAAAAACGCCT CTGAGATGATTGACAAGCTGACCCTCACCTTCAACCGTACCAGGCAGGCTGTCATCACCAAGGAGCTCATTGAGATCATCTCTGGAGCTGCTGCCCT GACATAA